Proteins found in one Pseudorasbora parva isolate DD20220531a chromosome 11, ASM2467924v1, whole genome shotgun sequence genomic segment:
- the LOC137092394 gene encoding uncharacterized protein, protein MFHIVEFIESSEVEVVPSSWVQNGTCAWPTYKSVAKIQKAVTLHESPNHTWSAFRVRIIHSTDTYQEARLKLPQATLMSDLQTEDDDDDRPAYTKRKNRGNKRNHSSEDDEENYFASKRLEKTVRIEDHSEVFAAPQIPSPPRTMVEPLRTPSRHTDGIASPTTSRNNLRPCTSAVGDGDRTCCSSSCVSLLTEVLKAQEVIKQQLAIILKNQQKQNSAQSQSDELPDITTFNLPLSDLSDLERLENQIKDQPEQMKKLVTYLGTIGGFSTKEAVWRILGKLLTNSLAKIINWSGANQKVAFRALALRTIVVNAVRTNAHTKSSTDKEVERYITRWLQLAPDRDGGRKERAKSNVLNV, encoded by the exons ATGTTCCATATTGTGGAGTTCATCGAATCATCTGAAGTGGAAGTTGTGCCATCTTCATGGGTGCAGAATGGTACCTGTGCTTGGCCGACTTACAAATCTGTGGCTAAGATCCAGAAGGCTGTAACACTCCATGAATCCCCTAATCATACTTGGTCTGCCTTCAGGGTGCGGATTATTCACAGCACAG ACACGTATCAGGAAGCTCGGCTCAAACTTCCACAAGCAACTCTGATGTCTGATTTGCAGacagaggatgatgatgatgatcgtCCAGCATAcacaaaaagaaagaacag GGGAAATAAAAGAAACCACTCTAGTGAGGATGATGAAGAGAATTACTTTGCAAGCAAGAGACTGGAAAAAACAGTCAGGATTGAGGATCACTCAGAAGTTTTTGCAGCACCCCAAATACCTTCACCACCAAGGACTATGGTAGAACCTCTGAGAACTCCATCCAGACACACAGATGGTATTGCAAGTCCTACCACCTCTAGGAATAATTTACGCCCATGTACCAGTGCAGTTGGAGATGGAGACAGAACATGTTGCAGCTCATCATGTGTTT CCCTGCTCACTGAAGTTTTAAAAGCACAAGAGGTCATCAAACAACAACTTGCCATCATTCTGAAGAATCAGCAGAAACAGAACAGTGCTCAGTCGCAGAGTGATGAACTTCCAGACATCACCACATTCAACCTCCCTTTGTCAGATTTATCTGATCTGGAAAGGCTTGAAAATCAAATAAAGGATCAGCCAGAACAAATGAAGAAGTTG GTAACCTATTTAGGAACTATTGGTGGGTTTTCGACTAAAGAAGCTGTGTGGCGTATCCTGGGAAAGCTTTTGACAAACTCCTTGGCAAAAATAATTAACTGGAGTGGTGCAAACCAAAAAGTGGCATTTCGTGCATTGGCCCTCAGGACTATTGTAGTCA ATGCAGTGAGGACAAATGCCCATACCAAGAGCTCCACTGATAAAGAGGTGGAAAGGTATATAACAAGATGGCTACAACTTGCTCCTGACAGAGATGGAGGAAGGAAGGAAAGAGCGAAGTCGAACGTGTTAAATGTTTAG